From a single Arachis hypogaea cultivar Tifrunner chromosome 3, arahy.Tifrunner.gnm2.J5K5, whole genome shotgun sequence genomic region:
- the LOC112777084 gene encoding uncharacterized protein yields MDAGLQKCTRKKSCVRQQTPKKKKNVPPGSFGDKDMSPRTKKKKAKRDKPNSDPVAEELDSDLEKPYEYESKAFNSPISDSDEEHKARYPDFNEDAEYGEVQFQVGQHFETMTMFKQALKDYFVYEKKELMYLKNETKRIRARCAEEGCPWLVFCSHNSQSLSFQIKTFIGEHNCGRNLSSNMADRAWVTSKLVKRLVTQPLMTPKEALEHMKQDYNVHINYRMIYRALKSAREQAVGKEQEQYGKLHDYLNEIHRSNLGSTCMVDVIPQPEGRPLFNRLYISLDACKKGFKAGCRPLIGLDGCFLKGYFGGHLLSAVGQDANNSFFVIAFAVVEAENTDSWKWFLSILHDDLGSVAANGWNFMSDQQKGLAKALHEVMPQAHHRNCVLHVWKNFIKYFKDKHTKGLVWKAAKSTTMREFKDSMELVKKVNKNAWEYLRKFDPGAWMKAYFSHGPKCDNITNNMCEVWNAKIVEYREKPILTMCEELRSYIMRKMAGHKHRISKCKGKLAPIQQLRLDEYIIPESNKWTTEWAGDEARVLFEVQRYQTRVAVNLQRQTSTQQQLPPEGATDSGTATTPFMFIPTPGLNAPNKFKPTYGFRPPRLQK; encoded by the exons ATGGATGCTGGACTACAAAAGTGCACTAGGAAGAAGAGTTGTGTTAGACAACAGACacctaaaaagaagaagaatgtgcCACCTGGTAGTTTTGGTGATAAAGACATGTCTCCTAGGACTaagaagaagaaggcaaagag GGATAAGCCCAATTCAGATCCAGTGGCTGAGGAATTGGACTCAGACCTGGAAAAGCCATATGAATATGAGTCTAAGGCATTTAACTCCCCAATTTCTGACTCAGATGAGGAGCATAAGGCAAGATATCCTGATTTCAATGAGGATGCAGAGTATGGTGAAGTTCAGTTTCAGGTTGGACAACACTTTGAGACCATGACAATGTTCAAGCAAGCACTTAAGGATTACTTTGTATATGAGAAAAAAGAGCTTATGTATTTGAAGAATGAGACAAAGAGAATTAGAGCAAGGTGTGCTGAGGAGGGTTGTCCATGGCTGGTGTTTTGCTCTCATAATAGTCAAAGTCTAAGTTTCCAAATCAAGACATTCATTGGAGAGCATAACTGTGGAAGGAATTTGAGCAGCAACATGGCTGATAGAGCCTGGGTGACAAGTAAGTTGGTAAAAAGATTGGTAACTCAACCTCTAATGACTCCGAAAGAGGCACTAGAGCACATGAAGCAGGACTATAATGTCCATATAAACTATAGGATGATATACAGAGCCTTGAAATCTGCTAGAGAGCAAGCAGTTGGAAAGGAGCAAGAACAATATGGAAAGCTACATGACTACTTAAATGAAATTCACAGAAGCAATCTTGGATCCACTTGTATGGTTGATGTAATTCCTCAACCGGAGGGTCGTCCACTCTTCAATAGGTTGTACATTTCACTGGATGCTTGCAAAAAAGGCTTCAAGGCGGGCTGTCGTCCTCTGATCGGATTGGATGGATGCTTCTTAAAAGGGTACTTTGGTGGTCATCTGTTGTCAGCTGTGGGGCAGGATGCCAATAATAGTTTCTTTGTTATAGCATTTGCTGTAGTTGAAGCTGAGAACACTGATTCCTGGAAATGGTTTCTTTCAATCCTGCATGATGATCTTGGTTCTGTGGCTGCCAACGGGTGGAACTTCATGTCTGACCAGCAGAAG GGGTTGGCTAAGGCATTGCATGAGGTAATGCCACAAGCCCATCATAGGAATTGTGTCTTACATGTATGGAAAAATTTCATCAAGTACTTTAAGGACAAGCACACAAAAGGGCTAGTTTGGAAGGCTGCTAAGAGCACAACAATGAGAGAATTCAAAGACTCAATGGAACTTGTGAAGAAGGTGAACAAGAATGCTTGGGAGTATCTACGGAAGTTTGATCCTGGTGCATGGATGAAGGCTTACTTTAGCCATGGCCCGAAGTGTGACAATATCACCAATAACATGTGCGAAGTTTGGAATGCCAAGATCGTGGAGTATAGAGAGAAACCGATTTTAACTATGTGCGAGGAGCTTCGAAGTTACATTATGCGAAAGATGGCAGGGCACAAGCACAGAATAAGCAAGTGCAAGGGTAAATTGGCTCCGATTCAACAACTAAGGCTGGATGAGTATATCATTCCTGAGAGCAATAAGTGGACAACAGAGTGGGCTGGGGATGAGGCAAGGGTATTGTTTGAAGTACAGAGGTACCAGACCAGAGTGGCTGTTAATTTGCAAAGACAAACATCAACTCAGCAACAACTTCCACCTGAAGGAGCAACTGACTCAGGGACTGCCACAACTCCCTTCATGTTTATCCCCACACCAGGCCTAAATGCACCCAACAAATTCAAGCCAACATATGGGTTTAGGCCACCAAGACTTCAGAAATGA